The sequence below is a genomic window from Wyeomyia smithii strain HCP4-BCI-WySm-NY-G18 chromosome 1, ASM2978416v1, whole genome shotgun sequence.
accgagtggtcggtaattttcgcagctttttggtaatgttccaaaccgagcagccagtaaaatttaccgaaagaaactttaaaaatgaacaaaaataccgaacgcacctgtaaaaaataccgGTGGCAGAAAAGTCGGTTATAAATGAGCCTGCCGGTACCGTCTAAAATCAAACTAAATTAACCAGATTacttacgaaaaaagttagcgactcgtacatccattaacactttccaaattataaatatcctatgtttacacagaacaacaattaaaacaaatcagcagcaccagtaaaaaatattcgcgtcttgcacggttgcacgtatgagaaaaatggccaccacattcacaatttggcatttttacaggttgttcggtaaaaagttatacaaatttcggtaaatgtaaaattaagcaaatatttcggtaacAGTTAACAGAATTATGGTAAAAcctacagatcttacagaacagTCGTTAATTTTATGCTTTTTTGCAGGAATACCGGTATTATCACACTTTACCGattattattgtaaaaaaaattaccgaacgactttttttggattaagtgtgttgtataggccaaatagtacattccgaattactaggtcaAAAACTCTGTcgtccgtgcttgggaaagcaatcatatgacgGCCAATCAGTTTCGacgaggattgaccattttcaataatatagatGTTTTTATATAAGACTAGACAATTGTTAAGGATTGATTATGCCAAAACCTAATTATTGTACAGATAATAAAAGCTGTTCGAGTGTTGTGCTtattactgaaggaaaagataattcagtacgttctgagacatggagataaagtcaaatttataactATTCCAAATTTGaagatgtaaattatttaagAAAAGATATTAACTCTTGAATCAGGTATttaatttcatcctgaaaaaaacaatttgctgTCAAACTCATTACCGGATAAGATGTCGATCTTTTCTTGATGCCGAttgacactcaaaactagacggctttccagaacgttggtgtgtgaacgccagctttccagaacgttggtgtgttgtcaaaatgaggcaactttccattggatgcatttctagtgcccgctatcgcacagacagcatttcactaaagaaaGTGCCGcttcatcagctggccctgttaatattgatgctgagacccgctgcaaccgctgcgctatccgttgccatgtcacagctgtggccgctatccgctgcagtgctgctaaggaaggactgctgttgtcgctgtctataactattatgagcggcctcggctgaaacaggctcttaaaaGGCCAGATAGCACATTtaaaattactaggtctataattctgtcgaccgtgcttgggaaccaatcagaggtcgaattttgcgttttgacaataATGCGTGCCGactaatgtacctactactgatgctgttCGCTACTGCACAAATGCAGCTTcaactagaggaagtgccgctgcaccagctggtCCAAATATTGCTGCTGATACAActactgctgctgatgctatgGCATCGATACTACACCGCGAGAAATGAGcaccggtatcgatactttctaaacgacgctttttaaaaaaagatgCAGGTCTGATACCGATACTATCGAAGCATCGATAATCGATACTCCTTCAACCGATACTCCGATACCTGCTATGAACATTGAATACCGCGataccaaagtatcgatacGTCTGTCAGTATCGCCCATCTTTACCAAATAGTACgttccgaattactaggtctataaatctgtcgactgtgcttgggaagcaatcatattgaCGACCAAtcggatcaatcgaattttgcgcttcaacaaggattgaccatttggTTTGATAATTTTTGGGGTTTAATTATGCGATAACTTAATTTTAATGCAGTTAATAAAAGCTGTTCGGGTGTTGTGTTTATTActaaaggaaaagataatttagTTCGTTCTGAGACATGGAGATGAAATCAAGTTTATAACTGTTCCAACATTTCAAAGTGCAAATTAATtcaatagaaaatattaactcttcaatttggtatttatttcatcctgaaaagaaaatttttctgtTCAACTCAATATCGGATAAAATGTCGATCACTTCTTTGCGTTAatactgacagtgcgaataaagtattccttgtaagAGAATAACACTGTGAAATGCtgttttaacactcaaaactagacggctcatgtattttgaacgccagccttccagaacgttggtgtgttgtcaaaatgaggcaacttttcattggatACATTTATTAGTGCCCGCTATCttacagagacagcatttcaatACAGGAAGTgccccactgcatcagctggccctgctactatcgatgctgatattctcgctgcaactgctgccgctatccgttgccgcAGCTATGGCCGCTATAGGCTTGGCTCCGCAGCAACCGCCACTATCCgatgcactgctactgctgctgctgctaaggaaggactgctgttgtcgctgtctagaattatgatgagcgacttcggctgaaacagtttaaaattttaaattactaggtctataattctgtcgactgtgcttgggaagtaatCATATAATGACCAATCAAAGGccggcttgacaattttcaatagtacaatagtttgaatgataaaattacaattttctgcatttgggaagaatcttagattttccagtctattgctgcaagaacaagaAACTCCatcaaaaactaaccgattAATAAGCCTTTGaagttggacatatttttcattttttccgggttttagattttcattttacctccctatgtagccgaacttcctgacagacgtagttctacgtcaaaatgtttTGTCGGGACGAGCAAATAGAACCTAATTGTTAACCAAGGCACACCAACTGGCTTAGCTTGATTCCCGAGACACTCACAGCGACGAGGCAGTTCTCTGTGCTGTGCGGTTAGTGTgacatattgattttttttagtttgagtcACAAAATACTTACAAAAAACATCTTTGGCAAAGCATTCGAATTTAAATTAATTATATGTGTTTTATTAGTTTTTAGACAAcggaaattttattattttctacatagacttgaaattaaaatatgtGTGGTTTTTTGGATTTCTACCAGACGTCGCTTTTCGCGTAAATAAATGATGGTTCGTGTATCGGCTTATCGCTTGAATCGGCTTTTTGTGCTTGAATCGGCGTTTTGTGCGTAGCTTGATGGAAACTCGATTGAGCTGTCataattgtcatttgacattTCCTGACCAGACCAGAGAGCGATTTAGGTTTTGGGGTAAGCTCAATTGATTTATAGTGTTAAAGTAAGTCTTTActtaaaaagtttttctaatagTTTTACAAACAGGTTCACCAAAAGAGTTACCGAAAATGTCTGCCTGGAGAGCTGCAGGTTTAAAGTAAGAATTGTTTAATGTTTGAGCGTTACATCTCATTACGTTTATATCCTTACGTAATCTATTTGAAATCCAACTCGTATACTTTTTTCGGCCAAACAAATTTATTCTTTTTCTTAATTATATCAGCTACATCAACTACTCAAACATTGCTGCCAAGCTAGTTCGTCAGGCATTGAAACCAGACCTACGAGCACAAGCGACACGACGAGATGATTCGCACATCAAGTTCACCAAATGGGTCAACGGAAAACCGGAAAGTGAGTAACTGATAGTAGTATCGCGATTCTTTGTGGAATCGCACCACAAGTTTCTCAACATATGAATTGTATACATTCGTTTTACAGCTGAGAAATAGAAATAATACCAAGTTAAAAGATAAATGTAAGTTTAAACAATTTGAGTTTTGAAAGCAAATTGTTACACATTAACAAACTTCCTGTGGATTTCTAAATTTGGAATAACCTAACCTGTTTTGGATAAATTTCTTTGTGCTATAATATTAAATACCTGCCATTACGTTACTTGTGTTTGTGCATGTTGAAACGAAATCGACACCcaagtttattgaaaaataataagtaACAACAGTTCCTTTTTTTCCTTGGGTTTTGCTATTGTGACCTTTTTTAGATCTATTGTAGCGATTGTAGCACTCCCCGGTTTTTTATTACCTGATCAGAAATATGTATTATGTGCCGTATAAACTGCACTACCTTATTAGGACAAGATATATAACAACAGTTCCTCTTATATCAAGGTAAATTCGCGATTCTCACATTTAGATAGTGACTCTAATCATTAAATAACCGTAAAAAGTAGGTATGTATTCACTCAGATGACTGAGAATAAGATGATTGTGAGAATAGACTCGATTTTCAATTAGTTTTTGTGCTACTCAAGTTATGACTGGATTGGCACGTAGCGCAAAATAACTTTAGTAGCACAAGAAGTTTGAAAGATAGAAaatgaaatgcaaaaaaaaacatataatatTTAATTAGCCTACATTGTCTTGTTCAATTACACTATTCACTCTCTCCGTAggagatacgtgccgcgtaaaaagcgactttagcgTACACACTGGCAATTACATAACATTCCTACTGACTTATTTCAAACGTTCGTTTGTCTAGCAAAAGCCTCTGAACGTTTAAAACAAGTACAATATTATCTTCACTATGAATTTAAGTTGCAATTTTCGTCCATCTATGTCAAGAGTGCTGTTATAATTCAGATAAATAGATTGTGTTGTTTGCAATGGCTAATAATTTACAACAACTACATGCCATGCATGCCCATTACCCATTTTCAACATAAACAATtgattactgttttttttttccaattactAATTTaacatatgaatatgaataacGCGCTTCAGTCTAAAAATGCATTGTTTGATTTTTGACATTATTTTGCTGTGATATAATTGAGAGCCTTCAAAGGCGATTGAAGCATAAACATTGTTCTCGTTTACTATGTGATTCGTATATCATTCAATACAAAAGCAATAGagctaaatttatttttatattttcagaaCTGGTCGAGAACTGAACATGGATGTCATCAGGGTCATTCGTAAAAGTAAGGaataaaaccaaaataataatttaacaaAAATATTACGGTATCTTTTCTAGTTACTACTGTAGAATTAATCCGAAATTAGTCCATCCCAATaaaagaaaatatattttttcttgcaCTATTCAATGCGTTTTGGACCTTCGCCTACTTTAGTGTAGATGATATATTTCAACAAGTTTTGCCCATTAGAAACGAAATATTGATCCACTTGTGGTAACGCTATTTTACCGATCGATATTCCCTTAATATAATCTGGACTGCTCCATATGTCGTTAGGAAATACATGATTTATTGTTGCTAGAACGTCATTGACATCGTTTTCCAATAAATAAAGACATGCATTTGGACCAGCATCAAAAGTATAAGCCACTCTTATTCCGCCCTTTCGTTCATTAAATTGATGTACCATGTTGACGATCGCGTGAGAAACATCATTCATGTAAACGCATGGGGGATAGGTATCTAGGCATACGGCATGGAACTGATTACTATCCTGCATAGTAATTTTtccaaaattctcaaaatttttttCGTAGAGAGCCTGCAAAGTTGAATGCACTTAGTTTAAGTTGCAGTTTCAGGTACTGTTTTTATACCTTAATTAAATCCTTGGTATGTTGAGGAACACACGTTTCCACTCGATATTTCAGTAGCTTAGATGTTTTTACACTAGTTGACATTCCGCCGGTCGAACTAGTCTTCTTACGTGAATCATTAACCACTAAAATAAGAATGCGCATTTCTGGCCAAAAAGTGTGATCGGCCAGTTGAACAGCAATGGAATCGCTTCCATCGGGCAAAGTTCCTTTTTGCCACTGTACAAAACCTGAGTACAAACTACGGCATGCCGAACCACTACCCTGACGAGCGATTGATGAGATTTCGTCTTTTTCTATTCCATACAAGCAAGAGATGGCGTAAACTGCAAAGAAAGattgaaataaaacaattttggtTCTATACACTTTCAAATCAATGTCTTATCGATTCGAGTAtttgtttaaccctctagtgcccaatgccgccatttggcgggcttcagtcgaagttccgaaaaacttcaatgaatacttaaaaagtgtctataatggtttatagtgattttaccgaagtccgtttagaaattaatttgggcactagagggttaaccctTCAACGGGCCGaacaggggggatctatctatcaaacatcgtgtaaccaacatattcagcaacgtggcgtttgttttgggttttgttctttttggtcatgaaattgatcgatgtgaaatattatagaattggaacgttttttatcaaaacgcgagaaaccgcggaaaactttcatgaatgtgttgtgtagtgatattttccccccattattgttcatagttacaaacatcatggaccaaaAAACGTCATGGAcgagagttgatctgcgataacgcacacatatatggaatttgacagcagtgaatcccctctggggCCGAAGCTAAAAAAATGTcattaaattttactgtttacttCTGATCATAGCTCGTAATTATGAAGCAGAAAAAACGCaagttgttggtggcaatatagttgccactgccttataaagggttaaagtTTCATTTAGCCACTGTTCGGGTTTGGTAAATCTTCAAACGATAAGaaagatttttaattttatacaacTTTAGAGCATTGATTTTAAAACTGCATGATTTTAaaagtattttaaaatttataccgATGTTTGTTAACTAATTATTTTTGCGGTTCACATAGGTATTCACATGGGCAAATTTGCTATTTCTTTAGTCAACTAGTGACTAGAATCGTTCTGGTgaagtgataaataaataaaaaccgaGCTTATAAAGTAGATAATGGTGATTTAATccattaccaaaaaaaaaatcctctgcATTCTAATAAAACAAAGAGACATGTGTTATTGGTATACAAATACTCCATGGTAATCAATAGTGATAATGCTGTTGGTTAGATCAGTTGGAAAATGCTCAAATTTGCACTTTTAGATCAACACACAATATACTGCGTAAACCATTTTAATAATGTAGCTAAATTTTCCAGTTTAGTAACAAAACTTTCATACCTAAACATGCATATCCCGAAGCACTTGATGCTAAGCCAGCAGCAgttggaaaattgttttcagtGTTCACGTGAATTTTCCAGTTCAAGATTTCCGGGTTGCATCGGTTTGCTGTTTCACCGCGTTTCCTCACTAGAAGTTATGTCTTATAAATAACTTAATAACATGCATACTCTTATCGATAAACTTACATTCTTCAAGACATCGCAACAGACGAGGGTTACTAAATGATTCCTCCTTACCGTTGAGCAGAATTTTATTCTCTACGAAGCTTTCACTAGTAGTGACTGTTGTTTTTGTACAAAGCTGGAAATATTTGCATTATAATGAATTCGCATATCCCTTGTTGAATGCTCTTTTGGTCTCTTCTATTCACTTACATGATCTGTAGATAAGGTAGCACTAACGGAATCGTTAAGTGGCAAAATAAGATCTTCTTCGCGCTTGCCCCCTGAAAACAATAGATGCGTTACGACTAAtaatattccattaaaaaacaTTTCACATCACAATGATTACTtgaaaatatttacttttttttttattctcgtttattttccgtcggtttagttccgccactgttgtggccaatcaccgacgcccagggaggcgactccacacccaggatcctaactcacgacccgtttattaacggaccggcgccaacggctttacttcctcatgcgatggaaggcgtgatcccagagatttttcgcctcagaaaatctcccggtgtcggctaggattgaatctagaccagttgggttggttgtgagtggatcacgccacctcacaaccatcgacacctatgtcggcggtgggattcgaacccaggcgtcgagcgtggttgacggagacgttaccaaccacactaggcccccgctcaaaaaaaaatatttacttgttgggaagaaaaatattcacttggTAGTAAGAAACCGTAATACATAGTTATTGTTCCACTGccgtaaaaaaaataattatattacTTACAATATTTTATCACCGCTATGTTAACTGGTGCAATACACGTTACAGAATGCATCATTTATGTTATTTCAAAAATCGACGTGGCCAAAAATTATGATGGATCAGGACCTAACACTGATGCAGGTGTTGTCGCAGATCAAAGCGTTAACTGTTATGTGTGCTTTCACCTGTTGATTGAAAACTATGTACCTACTGATGATGAATGCCTCTTTAACAAACTAAAGCTGCATAGTTACTAATTTAAGAAAAtttgtaaagtacaaaaaaatcagtttgaaTTGTTAAACAAACTGTATACGAACGATTCTTGTGTTATCAATTCAACCAATCGGTTCGACATCCAATATTTGCAGCACAACATATTATACTCGCTACATTGTTTATGTAGTGgtagaaaaagcaaaaaaaaagttacgaaGGCTTTCAGATTGAATGGGGAAAAAATCATAACCCACATAGATGCGTTTGTGTTTGTGAGGCAGCTAAAGATGCGATGACATCTAAACAGGTACGGAAAACGGTTTAAAGGGCCTTTCacgagcaacatgtcaaaaggttGTAAGTAATATTCACTACATTTCgagaaaataaacattgaaaattggcATGATAGAATCAAATCctatttcaaaacttttcatTCTTTTAATGaatatattattaaaaatcAACACGAATGAGTTGCAAAACTGATGCGCTTCGACAGAACTGAGTATTTCTCAGTTTTTAGCTGTTAATTTAAGGAAAATGTTACTTACGACCTTTTATTTCCAgtcaggcatattcgacatagATTATACGTTCTTTTGATAGCTAGGTGAACAGATACgacgttttaaaaaaaaaactagatcgCAGAGAACCGTGCAGGACCGTCAACACATCAAAGTGGAAAGCACTGATTTATGGGCTCCAAATTGTTCTACAGTATCAAGCaggtaattgggttgtttagctgtaTCAGTTTTTAGATTatttgaaagatctgcattttctaattaaaacgtgatttaaaaaaactttctatcgttgtccttcgctttttaaatcacgatttaaaactgctagaaattgctacaatgacagttcgcccatataccaactgtcattgtagcgatttagagcgaatttttattcttcatttaaaaatcgaaggataatgatatgaagtttttaaaaatcacgttttgctcaaaaaattacactctttcagatgatatatgaaaatcggaaatccgtgtatagctaaacaacccaattcaacAAATTGTCAGGTTTTAGATTTTGTCGCTCCGTAAGCGATATCTTTACAATTGAATAATTTAGTGTCGCTTAGAAGCGAGAGAAAAATATAAGATCGCACAGCAAGAGGCCGTAAGACACGATCGAGCTGACTAGGAGCATGCTAGATTCGCGCGAGACCACTAGAATAGAGTAAGGAACGTGAAAACGGTTTCACGCTTAGAGTGTGtattttaaaagttttgttTAGTTAGGACTTTAGGATAAGCCACTCCCATGTGAAGGGACCAAGGCGCATTAgaagtttactttctctttctaTCGTTAGGACTTAATGAAAAATGAACAACATTTgtaagtcgattggttttgtctccgcttggcgcattgcatttcaaatttatatggagatttgtatggaaaaaccaactttttcgatttttccattctaaagagccataggtttcatgacttcaaatggtaggttttttgatgcccaacaacttggccgaagacactaaagagctagggtgtttcaaaaaaatactagagctgttcaaagttgaatatgtcgaaatttatgttgcaaatcattttttctgccaacactgtcagtttaccggcgtcagtcagatttccatcagaagtaacctctgaaacacgttgtagattcaaCCTACGCCAAGAATATTgacataaatttgtttgtttgatccagctgactGTATAAACTCGtcacgacaggttacttctgatgggaattctactggcgccggtacattggtgatgttggcagaaaacaagattttctgcatttaaatcgacatactcaactttgaacagctatagctcttggggacattctagctcttcagtgccctctgcaaagttgttaggcatcaaagtACTATTCTTTGCATAAtgaagtgcattattagatcattattgagctctctagaaaggtaaatgcaaaaaagtaggttttcccatataaattttcatacaaatttgaaatgcaatgcgccaagcggagacaaaaccaatcgatttccagtaagtttagggttgtttggggccccaaaaggaaccaaaaaaacttggtgctggaaaatcgatcatttttccccaccctattcCCCATAGTAGAGGGTGAAAATGAACCGAGGAATCTAGTGCTgtacgctgctttattttaactctaatttgaataggatctactcagtttggtattcttatgcaaaatgtcaaaaagcgAGTTATCGGGTACTagataattgagtaacattcacccaaattttcataattaccatgtttactcagttttgagttattatccatgatgtttactcacccctgagtatatgtatatgtcaaaagttttcaacagcgatattatctgtttccgaagaacaattggtgtcgctttctattcgtttgctagcagtaagtatttgatctttcatcaaatcaataatttcctaatcaattacattacaaacaacatgtaacaatattccataacaatttcagccc
It includes:
- the LOC129718297 gene encoding protein stunted isoform X2, which codes for METRLSCHNCHLTFPDQTRERFRFWVLQTGSPKELPKMSAWRAAGLNYINYSNIAAKLVRQALKPDLRAQATRRDDSHIKFTKWVNGKPETEK
- the LOC129718297 gene encoding protein stunted isoform X3, translating into METRLSCHNCHLTFPDQTRERFRFWVLQTGSPKELPKMSAWRAAGLNYINYSNIAAKLVRQALKPDLRAQATRRDDSHIKFTKWVNGKPESE
- the LOC129718295 gene encoding diphosphomevalonate decarboxylase; this translates as MMHSVTCIAPVNIAVIKYWGKREEDLILPLNDSVSATLSTDHLCTKTTVTTSESFVENKILLNGKEESFSNPRLLRCLEELRKRGETANRCNPEILNWKIHVNTENNFPTAAGLASSASGYACLVYAISCLYGIEKDEISSIARQGSGSACRSLYSGFVQWQKGTLPDGSDSIAVQLADHTFWPEMRILILVVNDSRKKTSSTGGMSTSVKTSKLLKYRVETCVPQHTKDLIKALYEKNFENFGKITMQDSNQFHAVCLDTYPPCVYMNDVSHAIVNMVHQFNERKGGIRVAYTFDAGPNACLYLLENDVNDVLATINHVFPNDIWSSPDYIKGISIGKIALPQVDQYFVSNGQNLLKYIIYTKVGEGPKRIE
- the LOC129718297 gene encoding protein stunted isoform X1; translated protein: METRLSCHNCHLTFPDQTRERFRFWVLQTGSPKELPKMSAWRAAGLNYINYSNIAAKLVRQALKPDLRAQATRRDDSHIKFTKWVNGKPEKLVEN